CGCCATGGTGCTGGCGGCGCCGACCCAGGCGTGGCGCATCGCCACCGTCTGCACGCTCGCCTCGGTCGCCGGCGGCTGGCTCGGTTATGCCATCGGCCATCTCGCCTTCGAGACGATCGGCGAGCCGATCATCGCCTTTTACCGGCTCGAAACCCAATTCGCCGCGTTCCGCGACACTTTCAACGCCTACGGCGCCTGGATCGTGATCGTCAAAGGCCTGACGCCGATTCCCTACAAACTGATCACCATCACCGCCGGCGTCACCGGCCTCGATCTGGTCACCTTTACGCTCTCCTCGATCGTTTCGCGCGCGATCCGCTTTTTCCTGGTTGCCGCGTTGCTGTGGAAATTCGGCGCGCCGATCCGCGTCTTCATCGAGGAACGATTGATGCTGCTGACGACGCTGTTCGCCGTTCTCCTGGTCGGCGGCTTTGTCGCCATCAAGTACCTGTTCTGACCCTTCCCTCCCGGGCATGATGGGGCGATGGAAGACCCGGTCCGTATCCTCTTCCGCCCCCGCATCGCGGCGATTCTGCTGTTGGCGGCGTGCGCGCTCGCGCTCGCGACCGCGTATGCCGCCGAATATTGGGGCGGGCTGGAGCCCTGCCCGCTCTGCCTCTATCAGCGCGTGCCCTACGCGGTCGCCGGCGTCCTTTCGGCCGCCGCGATCGTCGCGCGCGACGTCCGGCGGGTGGTGTCGGTTCTGCTGGCGCTCGCTGCCCTCGCCTTCGTCGCCAACGGCGGCATCGCCTTCTATCACGTCGGCGTCGAGAACCACTGGTGGGCGTCCGCCGTTTGCGCCGACGGCGCGCCGCCCATCGCCACCATCGAGG
The sequence above is a segment of the Rhodospirillales bacterium genome. Coding sequences within it:
- a CDS encoding DedA family protein, with product MLRRLYDATMRLSAHPHAMGWMAAVSFVESSFFPIPPDVLLIAMVLAAPTQAWRIATVCTLASVAGGWLGYAIGHLAFETIGEPIIAFYRLETQFAAFRDTFNAYGAWIVIVKGLTPIPYKLITITAGVTGLDLVTFTLSSIVSRAIRFFLVAALLWKFGAPIRVFIEERLMLLTTLFAVLLVGGFVAIKYLF
- a CDS encoding disulfide bond formation protein B is translated as MEDPVRILFRPRIAAILLLAACALALATAYAAEYWGGLEPCPLCLYQRVPYAVAGVLSAAAIVARDVRRVVSVLLALAALAFVANGGIAFYHVGVENHWWASAVCADGAPPIATIEDLRKALAAPPPKPCDTVDWTLFGISMASYNMVVSLGLASLAFGAAARARWPES